From one Oscillatoria sp. FACHB-1407 genomic stretch:
- a CDS encoding lipid kinase, producing the protein MTTPQDQHQNIDCETVRYANANAPHSLLSTPTPTPYSPLPVPYSHSPPVTQRALLLINPYARRGEQTRLQVIEWLKAFDMEFIDVPIADPAKISDLIQTYRDRVDRVIIGGGDGTMNAAIAGLLATQLPLGVIPLGTANNLARTLKLPQSLEMACRAIVQGKTQLIDLGCVNGKYFLNVAGMGISADINQQVEDNVKRRWGVFAYAMTALRVISRYRRFTAEIRCNDQSVWVKTFQITVCNGRYYGSGLTVAADAAIDDERLDLCSLEVQHWWQAIALIPTLMRGEYATGQRIRVLQGQEIEIYTTKPRLIDTDGEVSSRTPAYFRVIPKAISVFVPD; encoded by the coding sequence TTGACGACTCCTCAGGATCAACACCAAAATATTGATTGTGAAACGGTGCGTTACGCTAACGCTAATGCACCCCACTCCCTACTCTCCACTCCCACTCCCACTCCCTACTCCCCACTCCCTGTTCCCTATTCCCACTCCCCACCCGTGACCCAACGCGCACTGCTCCTGATCAATCCCTACGCTCGTCGTGGTGAACAAACTCGCCTACAGGTCATTGAATGGCTAAAAGCGTTCGATATGGAGTTTATAGATGTCCCGATCGCCGACCCAGCCAAGATATCAGACCTGATTCAGACATACCGTGATCGAGTCGATCGGGTGATTATTGGCGGCGGAGATGGCACGATGAATGCGGCGATCGCGGGTTTGTTAGCGACTCAACTGCCACTGGGGGTGATTCCCCTTGGAACTGCAAACAACCTTGCCCGCACCCTCAAACTACCGCAATCCCTCGAAATGGCTTGTCGGGCGATCGTTCAGGGAAAGACTCAACTGATCGATTTGGGATGTGTCAACGGCAAGTACTTCTTAAACGTTGCGGGGATGGGCATTAGTGCCGACATTAATCAACAAGTCGAGGATAATGTGAAGCGGCGTTGGGGAGTGTTTGCCTACGCCATGACGGCTCTGCGAGTCATCTCCCGCTATCGCAGATTTACCGCTGAGATTCGCTGTAATGATCAGTCGGTGTGGGTCAAAACCTTTCAAATTACGGTGTGTAATGGACGGTATTATGGCAGCGGTCTAACCGTCGCTGCGGATGCGGCGATCGACGATGAGCGGCTCGATCTGTGTAGCCTGGAAGTACAGCACTGGTGGCAGGCGATCGCGCTGATTCCAACGTTGATGCGAGGAGAATACGCTACAGGTCAGCGCATCCGCGTTTTACAGGGCCAGGAAATTGAGATCTACACCACCAAACCACGTCTGATCGACACCGATGGAGAAGTCAGTTCCCGAACCCCCGCTTACTTTCGAGTCATACCCAAAGCAATCTCAGTTTTTGTGCCGGATTGA
- a CDS encoding DUF3352 domain-containing protein, translating to MPLNRISTFFEKRTRVAMITVGAAIALAAGGLASYWVVTQRRPAIASLPVGSDLVPQDALMTVSFSTDTEQWRELRQFGTPETQEQLDERLAEWRDRLLTDYGYRYDRDVQPWIGEEATLAVLTNLSEAPETPDPIEQNAQTLVLILPIDDVVQAQAVLSEAQDSAERSWTVRDYNGAQIRETEVDGRNLSVTVVDNRFLVISEDGAAIERMIDTHRGGESVADTPGYRQAIADVAATDPFLRVYVNAPVAREVVTTNTIQPIPTQGFSPLKNNQGIAATVTLEEDTIQIQGAGWLPQDSEQRYQVNNTATNMPTLLPEETLMMMSGANLQQFWQQFSQGPVADPKSLSNPAILRDAIQSTTGLDLDQDLLAWMDGEFSLALIADPAPSSTVRTAGVVFMVKASDRTQADAALKRLDDVMGDRYQFEVKETNLKGESVVQWVSPFASLTVTRGWMSSDVAFLAIGAPVAETILPKPNTSLSQNSLFQSVTQSDRNTSSGYFFLNLEQLLGTSGSLPIPNLPENGEAYAKAIRAIGVKAAIQRETSTRFDISVLMRKTENARPLPSPEE from the coding sequence ATGCCTCTGAATCGAATCTCAACCTTTTTTGAAAAACGGACTCGCGTTGCAATGATCACTGTTGGAGCAGCGATCGCCCTAGCAGCAGGGGGTTTAGCGTCGTATTGGGTGGTGACTCAACGGCGTCCGGCGATCGCCAGTTTGCCAGTAGGGTCTGATCTGGTACCGCAGGATGCGTTGATGACCGTGTCCTTTTCGACCGACACAGAGCAATGGCGAGAATTGCGCCAGTTTGGTACGCCCGAAACTCAAGAGCAACTGGATGAGCGGTTAGCGGAGTGGCGCGATCGCCTGCTCACAGATTATGGCTATCGCTATGACCGCGATGTACAGCCCTGGATTGGCGAAGAGGCAACGCTGGCAGTGTTGACGAATCTATCGGAAGCCCCCGAAACACCAGATCCGATTGAGCAGAATGCTCAAACATTGGTGCTGATTTTGCCGATTGACGATGTGGTGCAGGCGCAAGCTGTCTTGTCAGAGGCTCAGGACAGTGCTGAACGCTCCTGGACGGTGCGTGATTACAACGGGGCACAGATTCGCGAGACGGAGGTGGACGGGCGTAACTTAAGTGTAACGGTCGTTGATAACCGCTTTTTGGTGATCAGTGAGGATGGGGCAGCGATCGAGCGAATGATTGATACCCATCGCGGCGGCGAGTCGGTGGCAGATACACCGGGTTATCGGCAGGCGATCGCTGATGTAGCCGCAACAGACCCATTCTTGCGGGTGTATGTGAATGCTCCAGTGGCACGGGAGGTTGTTACCACCAACACGATTCAGCCCATTCCCACGCAGGGGTTTAGCCCCCTTAAGAACAATCAAGGTATTGCTGCCACTGTGACGCTGGAGGAGGACACAATTCAGATTCAGGGAGCCGGATGGCTGCCTCAGGATAGCGAACAACGATATCAGGTCAACAATACGGCGACTAATATGCCTACCCTGCTGCCCGAAGAAACGTTGATGATGATGTCAGGGGCAAACTTACAGCAGTTTTGGCAGCAGTTTAGCCAGGGTCCGGTGGCTGACCCTAAAAGCTTAAGCAACCCGGCAATCCTGCGAGACGCCATTCAAAGCACTACTGGGCTGGATCTCGATCAAGATTTGTTGGCGTGGATGGATGGCGAGTTTAGTTTGGCATTGATTGCTGACCCTGCTCCAAGCAGTACTGTGCGGACGGCAGGGGTGGTGTTTATGGTCAAAGCCAGCGATCGCACTCAAGCTGACGCTGCCCTAAAACGACTCGATGACGTCATGGGCGATCGCTATCAGTTTGAGGTCAAGGAAACCAACCTCAAGGGGGAATCTGTGGTGCAGTGGGTATCTCCATTTGCCTCGCTCACCGTTACACGCGGTTGGATGAGTTCAGATGTGGCATTTCTGGCGATCGGAGCACCCGTCGCCGAAACCATCTTGCCCAAGCCCAACACCAGCCTGAGCCAAAATTCCCTGTTTCAATCAGTGACACAGAGCGATCGCAACACTAGCAGTGGCTACTTCTTCCTGAATCTGGAGCAACTCCTGGGCACGAGTGGATCACTGCCCATTCCAAACCTGCCTGAGAATGGAGAAGCCTATGCTAAAGCCATTCGGGCGATTGGAGTTAAGGCAGCAATTCAACGTGAAACCAGTACTCGCTTTGATATTTCAGTGCTGATGCGTAAAACGGAGAACGCTCGCCCACTTCCTTCGCCGGAAGAATAA
- a CDS encoding NAD-dependent epimerase/dehydratase family protein, with protein sequence MVNWHDTMYPKRILLTGASGCIGHYIADGLIHNTPHELFLLVRNPQKLQFDYEARPGITILQGDLRQIERYSRLLKTMDSAILTATAWGGTQEVFDVNVVKTIRLMNLLDPDVCQQVIYFSTASILGRDNQPLRQAGELGTDYIRSKYMCHQQLSKLAIAPRITTLFPTLVFGGDSNKPYSHLSAGIPEIVKWRKLARFLRAEGSFHFMHGYDIAQVVLHLLEHPPGPDDSRELILGNPPLTVNQAVRELCAYFKTRVYFGIPLTKQLTELLINVFRIQVAAWDRFCLQYRHFTYQNPISPATYGLTPYCATLTELFQVSGVNLPQRTKGRK encoded by the coding sequence ATGGTCAACTGGCACGACACAATGTATCCCAAACGTATTTTGCTCACGGGTGCCAGTGGTTGCATTGGTCATTACATTGCTGATGGGCTGATTCACAATACTCCCCATGAGTTGTTTTTGCTGGTTCGTAATCCTCAAAAGCTTCAGTTTGATTATGAAGCCCGTCCCGGCATCACGATTCTTCAGGGTGATCTGCGGCAGATTGAACGTTATAGCCGTCTGTTAAAAACAATGGACAGTGCCATTTTGACGGCAACAGCATGGGGAGGCACTCAGGAGGTATTTGATGTCAATGTGGTCAAGACGATTCGCCTGATGAATCTGCTCGACCCCGATGTGTGCCAACAGGTAATTTATTTTTCTACAGCGAGTATTTTGGGGCGGGATAATCAACCTCTACGGCAAGCGGGCGAACTTGGCACTGATTACATTCGCTCAAAATATATGTGTCATCAGCAGTTGTCAAAACTGGCGATCGCCCCCCGCATTACGACCCTGTTTCCGACCCTAGTCTTTGGCGGCGACAGCAATAAGCCTTACTCTCATCTATCGGCAGGGATTCCTGAGATTGTCAAATGGCGAAAGTTGGCTCGCTTCTTAAGGGCAGAGGGTAGTTTTCACTTTATGCACGGCTATGACATTGCTCAGGTTGTCTTGCATCTGCTAGAGCATCCCCCTGGACCTGATGACTCGCGTGAACTCATTCTCGGAAATCCTCCCCTGACAGTTAATCAAGCCGTTAGAGAACTGTGTGCCTACTTCAAAACGCGGGTCTATTTTGGGATTCCCCTGACCAAGCAACTGACAGAACTTTTAATCAATGTGTTTCGCATTCAGGTTGCCGCATGGGATCGGTTTTGTTTGCAATATCGCCACTTTACGTATCAAAATCCCATTAGCCCTGCTACTTATGGGTTGACGCCCTACTGTGCCACGCTGACTGAGCTATTTCAGGTGAGTGGAGTGAATTTGCCACAGCGAACCAAAGGCAGGAAGTAA
- a CDS encoding M4 family metallopeptidase, whose protein sequence is MLKPLRSGWLGFQRHFHVCPICCILPPHITESIARHGNERQRDWAFQTLITSEQFRGRRQAVGTLTFAVPAGEKRRTVFNARNEFDLPGTLVRGEGDPATGDAAVDEAYDGAGATYDLYAEVFERNSIDDRGLRLDSTVHYGVDYANAFWDGSQMVYGDGDGELFERFTRAIDVIGHELTHGVIQYEANLIYYGEPGALNESFADVFGSLVKQRSLNQTAEEADWIIGAGLFTPNVQGVGIRSMKEPGTAYNDPVLGQDPQPGHVDDLYRGTADNGGVHINSGIPNRAFYLAAVAIGGYAWEKAGRIWYITLRDRLRSRANFRRAATATITVAGELYGADSPEQQAVRTAWEQVGVLRSVSR, encoded by the coding sequence GTGTTGAAACCCTTACGATCTGGTTGGCTTGGCTTCCAACGTCACTTTCACGTTTGCCCCATTTGCTGCATTTTGCCACCTCACATCACTGAATCAATTGCCAGACACGGCAATGAAAGACAACGGGATTGGGCATTTCAAACTTTGATTACTTCGGAACAATTTCGCGGGCGACGGCAGGCAGTTGGCACATTGACTTTCGCGGTGCCTGCCGGAGAAAAGCGACGCACGGTGTTTAACGCTCGAAATGAGTTTGACCTGCCGGGGACGTTAGTTCGAGGAGAGGGTGATCCAGCGACCGGAGATGCAGCGGTTGATGAGGCATACGACGGTGCGGGAGCCACTTATGATTTGTACGCCGAGGTGTTTGAACGCAATTCCATTGACGATCGCGGCTTACGACTCGACTCTACAGTGCATTACGGGGTTGATTATGCCAACGCCTTTTGGGATGGTAGCCAGATGGTGTATGGCGATGGCGATGGGGAGTTATTTGAGCGATTTACCAGGGCGATCGATGTGATTGGTCATGAGTTGACCCATGGCGTGATTCAGTACGAAGCGAATTTGATTTATTACGGTGAACCCGGTGCGTTAAATGAGTCATTTGCCGATGTGTTTGGCAGTCTGGTAAAGCAGCGATCGCTCAATCAAACGGCAGAAGAAGCCGATTGGATCATTGGCGCAGGACTGTTTACACCGAATGTGCAGGGGGTAGGCATTCGCTCGATGAAAGAACCGGGCACGGCGTACAACGACCCCGTCTTAGGGCAAGACCCCCAACCGGGTCATGTAGATGACCTCTATCGCGGCACAGCAGATAATGGCGGGGTTCATATCAACTCCGGGATTCCCAATCGAGCGTTTTATCTGGCAGCGGTGGCGATCGGCGGTTATGCCTGGGAAAAAGCAGGACGCATCTGGTACATCACCTTGCGCGATCGCCTGCGGTCACGAGCCAACTTCAGACGAGCCGCAACAGCGACGATCACCGTGGCAGGTGAGTTATATGGTGCAGACAGCCCAGAGCAGCAAGCGGTTCGCACGGCATGGGAACAGGTTGGTGTACTCCGGAGTGTTAGTCGGTGA
- a CDS encoding protealysin inhibitor emfourin translates to MMLWSSVGQVLTSLDDAKWFPRQDHQQESTPMQISMERSGGFTGIPLVVTVDTVTLSPAEAEHLRQLVNAADFFRLPEAIADTPQPDRFHYQITVQDNGQHHTVSVSESAMPAGLRPLVQWLTAAARRR, encoded by the coding sequence ATGATGCTATGGTCATCTGTAGGGCAGGTCTTGACCTCATTGGACGATGCGAAATGGTTTCCGCGACAGGATCATCAGCAGGAGAGTACACCCATGCAGATATCTATGGAGCGCAGCGGTGGGTTTACGGGCATTCCACTCGTGGTAACTGTAGACACGGTAACCCTATCTCCGGCTGAGGCGGAACACCTGCGCCAACTGGTCAATGCTGCTGATTTCTTTAGACTGCCAGAGGCGATCGCTGATACTCCCCAACCCGATCGCTTCCATTACCAGATCACGGTGCAGGATAATGGTCAACACCATACGGTATCGGTCAGCGAGTCAGCCATGCCTGCTGGCTTGCGTCCCCTGGTGCAGTGGTTGACCGCTGCTGCTCGTCGTCGTTAA
- the psbP gene encoding photosystem II reaction center PsbP, producing the protein MLKRLAAVLLIVLSLSLQGCVSVAASLASYANNINGYQFLYPNGWVQVNVSDGPDVVFHDLIEMTENVSVVINPVPDGKTLQDLGSPSEVGYRLSKNAIAPPDSGRQAELISAESRDVDGITYYLLEYAVKLANSQERHNYASVAVRRGQLFTLNLSTSERRWAKKEPVFRSVVQSFSVY; encoded by the coding sequence ATGCTGAAGCGACTTGCAGCAGTGCTTTTAATTGTGCTGAGTTTGAGCTTGCAGGGCTGTGTTTCAGTCGCCGCAAGTTTGGCAAGCTACGCCAACAATATCAATGGGTATCAGTTCTTGTATCCAAACGGATGGGTGCAGGTCAACGTTTCAGATGGTCCTGATGTCGTGTTTCACGACCTGATCGAGATGACCGAAAATGTCAGCGTTGTGATCAACCCCGTGCCCGATGGCAAAACACTGCAAGATTTGGGTAGCCCCAGCGAAGTGGGATACCGTCTCTCCAAAAATGCGATCGCCCCTCCTGATTCCGGTCGTCAAGCTGAGTTGATCAGTGCTGAGTCGCGAGATGTGGATGGCATCACCTACTATCTGCTGGAATACGCGGTTAAGTTAGCCAACAGCCAGGAACGCCACAATTACGCCAGCGTTGCTGTGCGCCGGGGGCAGCTCTTCACCTTAAATCTCTCCACCAGTGAGCGACGGTGGGCAAAGAAAGAACCCGTCTTCCGCTCGGTTGTGCAATCTTTCTCGGTCTACTAA
- a CDS encoding VUT family protein codes for MILSALIYIVAVLGANYTATWFIHFPVFGQVAVGTFIFGLTFTQRDRLHAYGRRWVYGTIAVAAIANVLMSAYLEVPFRIILASFTAILISEGVDTEIYQHLLQKRWLFRVATSNAVSIPLDTMLFGVIAFLGVLSTREILSLFVGEIIVKYAIGIISALWKARETTPATETSSDNP; via the coding sequence ATGATTCTTTCCGCTCTCATCTACATCGTTGCCGTTTTAGGAGCAAACTACACAGCAACCTGGTTTATCCACTTTCCAGTGTTTGGGCAGGTTGCTGTCGGCACCTTTATCTTTGGACTCACCTTTACCCAGCGCGATCGCCTCCATGCCTATGGTCGGCGTTGGGTCTATGGCACGATTGCTGTCGCGGCGATCGCCAATGTTCTCATGAGTGCCTATCTAGAAGTACCCTTTCGCATCATTCTGGCAAGTTTCACCGCCATTTTGATTTCCGAAGGGGTAGACACCGAGATTTATCAGCACCTCTTGCAAAAACGCTGGTTGTTTCGAGTCGCTACCTCAAATGCGGTTAGCATTCCCCTTGACACGATGTTATTTGGGGTGATCGCCTTTTTGGGCGTGCTCTCGACCCGGGAAATCCTCTCGCTGTTTGTTGGTGAGATTATTGTCAAATACGCGATCGGTATTATCAGTGCTCTGTGGAAGGCGCGAGAAACAACCCCTGCCACCGAGACATCTAGCGATAATCCGTAA
- a CDS encoding aromatic ring-hydroxylating oxygenase subunit alpha, whose amino-acid sequence MVFHKTTDTFQQGTKTLPGHYYTSEAIFAEEVERIFYRRWVCVGRAEELPEPGDYITRQVGTESLILVRNRYGAIQAFYNLCRHRGVRLCSDATGHVAGTIRCPYHAWGYALTGELVAAPFMSEVEGFDAEDYALKAVAIATWEGFLFVNLSDYPEPFEQAFAPLLNRFSQWQIPTLRRGYRIDYPLHANWKILVQNYSECYHCPTVHPALVKMSPASSSANDLYKGAFLGGPMAIAPTYTSLSTSGRRTLPVVGEVAGDDLQRAYYYFIFPNLLLSLQPDFVMAHRLEPQSPDRTTIICEWLFTPDAIAQPDFDPSDIVHFWDTVNREDWQLCESMQLGVRSRAYVPGHYSPQESLLPEIDREVLKALGHLDDTDLPLIH is encoded by the coding sequence ATGGTGTTCCACAAAACGACGGATACCTTCCAGCAGGGAACTAAGACCCTGCCGGGGCATTACTACACCTCAGAGGCCATCTTTGCTGAGGAAGTCGAGCGGATCTTTTACCGTCGCTGGGTTTGTGTTGGTCGGGCTGAAGAATTGCCAGAACCGGGAGACTACATCACCCGACAAGTGGGCACCGAAAGCCTGATTCTCGTGCGAAACCGTTACGGAGCCATCCAGGCTTTCTACAACCTCTGTCGCCATCGGGGAGTGCGCCTCTGTAGCGATGCAACGGGACATGTCGCTGGCACGATTCGCTGCCCCTATCATGCCTGGGGCTACGCCTTAACCGGGGAATTGGTTGCAGCCCCGTTCATGAGCGAGGTGGAGGGGTTTGATGCGGAGGATTACGCTCTCAAAGCTGTGGCGATCGCCACCTGGGAGGGGTTTCTATTTGTCAACCTATCTGACTATCCAGAACCCTTTGAGCAAGCGTTTGCTCCCCTGCTCAATCGCTTCTCTCAATGGCAGATTCCCACTCTGCGGCGGGGCTACCGCATCGACTATCCCCTGCACGCCAACTGGAAAATCCTGGTGCAAAACTACTCCGAGTGTTATCACTGCCCTACCGTTCACCCGGCTCTCGTCAAGATGTCGCCTGCCAGTAGCAGTGCCAATGATCTCTACAAGGGGGCATTTCTTGGGGGGCCCATGGCGATCGCCCCTACTTACACCAGTCTCAGCACCAGCGGCAGGCGTACCCTTCCTGTAGTGGGTGAGGTGGCGGGCGATGACCTGCAACGCGCCTACTATTACTTCATCTTTCCGAATCTATTGCTCAGCTTGCAGCCCGATTTCGTCATGGCTCACCGTCTGGAACCCCAGTCTCCTGACCGGACAACGATTATTTGCGAATGGCTGTTTACCCCGGACGCGATCGCCCAACCAGACTTTGACCCCAGCGACATCGTCCACTTTTGGGACACCGTAAATCGCGAAGATTGGCAACTCTGTGAGTCAATGCAGTTGGGGGTTCGCTCTCGCGCTTACGTCCCCGGTCACTACTCGCCACAAGAGAGTTTACTGCCAGAGATTGACCGAGAAGTGTTAAAAGCACTGGGACATTTAGATGATACTGATTTACCCTTGATACACTAG
- a CDS encoding glyoxalase-like domain protein, with amino-acid sequence MTLANLDIISIPQPLASFLPSIPLDGLLSTQGIMVMLLVAYAGAMWMFLTSAPKVHTVMVSDLEIARDFYEGMLDLPVADVPLHYYYDYEQTLGTVGADPLYMSSANFGRATAQRSNASDGLWYQLKKNTQLHVISGASLGDKNRQRHVCFDHDCLEQVLMRVQTRGVRHKIRRNKPLNFLVKDFDGRVIEMAEVDS; translated from the coding sequence ATGACTTTAGCAAACCTGGATATTATCAGCATTCCTCAACCTTTAGCCTCGTTTTTGCCTTCGATCCCTCTAGATGGCTTGCTTTCAACTCAGGGCATCATGGTGATGCTGCTGGTTGCCTACGCGGGGGCAATGTGGATGTTTCTCACCAGTGCTCCCAAGGTTCACACTGTGATGGTGTCTGACCTTGAGATTGCTAGAGATTTCTATGAAGGGATGCTCGACCTGCCCGTAGCCGATGTGCCGTTGCACTATTACTACGATTACGAGCAAACCCTGGGCACGGTTGGGGCTGACCCGCTCTACATGTCATCCGCCAACTTTGGACGCGCCACGGCTCAACGCTCGAATGCGTCGGATGGGCTGTGGTATCAACTCAAGAAAAACACTCAACTGCACGTTATTTCAGGGGCGAGCCTGGGAGACAAAAACCGTCAACGCCATGTTTGCTTTGATCACGACTGCCTGGAACAGGTGTTGATGCGGGTTCAAACTCGTGGTGTCAGACACAAAATTCGCCGCAACAAACCCCTCAATTTTCTGGTAAAAGACTTTGACGGTCGCGTTATTGAAATGGCTGAAGTCGATAGCTAA
- a CDS encoding ABC transporter permease, producing MTSQPSLPLRQPNRASRIQGILADSLTVFWGDWLDLRVRILQVAASGLVSPLIYILAFGLGLGSALDAVAQPAAGENYLQFILPGMVALSSMTISFGGTTFSICGERLYTKTFEEILLLPVHPLALFLGKMLAGVVRGLMTSASVILVAVLFTGQFWSFLNPLFLLILVLNCSVFAGLGVIVGLNVKSLEGVGLLNNFLIVPMSFLGATFFDPQTLPLVLKGIVYILPLTYSSLGLRAAAYLPVSQFPWYSIPILLTIAIALSAVGAYQFAHQQD from the coding sequence GTGACTTCTCAACCATCCCTGCCCCTGCGTCAACCCAATCGTGCCTCCAGGATTCAAGGCATTTTGGCTGATAGTTTGACTGTTTTTTGGGGAGATTGGCTCGACCTGCGAGTTCGCATTCTTCAAGTGGCTGCCTCCGGTTTAGTGTCCCCGCTGATTTATATTCTGGCATTTGGCTTAGGGTTGGGCAGTGCCCTGGATGCTGTTGCTCAACCTGCTGCGGGTGAGAATTACTTGCAGTTCATCTTACCGGGGATGGTGGCTCTGTCCTCCATGACGATCAGCTTTGGGGGCACCACATTTTCCATTTGTGGAGAGCGGCTCTACACCAAAACCTTTGAGGAGATTTTGCTGCTGCCCGTTCACCCCCTGGCACTGTTTTTGGGCAAGATGTTGGCGGGTGTGGTGCGGGGGTTGATGACCTCTGCCTCGGTTATTTTAGTGGCGGTGTTATTTACGGGTCAATTTTGGAGCTTTTTGAATCCGCTCTTTCTACTGATCCTGGTATTGAACTGCTCGGTGTTTGCCGGATTGGGTGTGATTGTGGGGCTGAATGTCAAATCGCTAGAAGGGGTTGGGTTGCTCAACAACTTTTTGATTGTGCCGATGTCATTTTTAGGCGCAACCTTTTTTGATCCCCAAACCTTACCGCTCGTGCTCAAGGGAATTGTCTACATCCTGCCGCTTACCTACAGCAGTTTAGGGCTACGGGCAGCTGCCTATCTACCCGTCTCTCAATTTCCCTGGTACAGCATTCCTATCTTGTTGACGATCGCGATCGCCCTTTCTGCGGTAGGTGCCTATCAGTTTGCTCACCAGCAGGATTAG
- the lysS gene encoding lysine--tRNA ligase, with protein MSSDELRAARLEKVNQLKQLGFNPYAYKWDVTHHAAELQEKYADLANGEEVEIEVAIAGRVMNRRVFGKLAFFTLQDETGVIQLYLDKKKIQESMAETDSDAFEHLKQLTDAGDILGVKGSIRRTEKGELSVYVAEYAVLTKSLLPLPDKWHGLTDVEKRYRQRYVDLIVNPEVRETFRRRALITAAIRRYLNQQGFIEIETPVLMTEAGGAEARPFITYHNTLEMELYLRIATELHLKRLIVGGFEKVFEMGRIFRNEGISTRHNPEFTTIELYQAYADYDDMMALTEAIIVYAAQEVLGTLKITYQGQDVDLTPPWRRVTMHDLVQEKTGIDFTQFDTVNAAKAAAATAGIDAKDCESVGHVLNEAFEQKVEETLIQPTFVIDYPVEISPLAKPHRSKPGLVERFELFMVGRETANSFSELTDPIDQRERFELQAARKAAGDLEAPGVDEDFLTALEYGMPPTGGMGMGIDRLVMLLTDSASIRDVIAFPLLKPEV; from the coding sequence ATGTCGTCTGACGAATTGCGTGCTGCTCGCCTCGAAAAAGTAAATCAACTTAAGCAACTGGGCTTCAATCCCTACGCCTACAAATGGGATGTGACTCACCATGCAGCGGAGTTGCAAGAAAAGTATGCTGACCTCGCCAATGGGGAAGAGGTTGAGATTGAAGTGGCGATCGCCGGACGGGTTATGAATCGCCGCGTGTTTGGCAAACTGGCTTTCTTTACGCTGCAAGATGAAACTGGGGTGATTCAGCTCTATCTGGATAAGAAAAAAATCCAGGAAAGCATGGCGGAGACTGATTCCGATGCCTTTGAGCATCTGAAGCAACTCACCGATGCGGGTGATATTTTAGGGGTCAAGGGGTCGATTCGCCGTACGGAAAAGGGCGAACTGTCAGTCTACGTGGCTGAATACGCCGTGCTGACTAAGTCGTTGTTGCCGCTGCCCGACAAGTGGCATGGCTTGACAGATGTAGAGAAACGCTATCGGCAACGATATGTCGATTTAATCGTCAACCCAGAAGTACGGGAAACCTTCCGGCGACGAGCACTGATCACAGCAGCGATTCGCCGTTACCTGAATCAGCAGGGCTTTATTGAGATTGAAACTCCCGTGTTGATGACAGAAGCAGGGGGAGCAGAGGCGCGTCCCTTTATCACTTATCACAACACGTTGGAGATGGAGCTATATCTGCGGATTGCCACCGAGCTTCACCTGAAACGGTTGATTGTGGGCGGCTTTGAGAAAGTGTTTGAAATGGGACGGATCTTCCGGAATGAGGGGATCTCAACTCGCCATAACCCTGAATTCACCACGATTGAGCTATATCAAGCCTATGCTGATTATGACGACATGATGGCATTAACCGAAGCCATTATTGTCTATGCGGCTCAAGAGGTGTTGGGGACACTCAAGATTACCTATCAGGGGCAGGATGTGGATCTCACCCCACCCTGGCGACGGGTGACGATGCACGACTTGGTACAGGAAAAGACTGGGATTGACTTCACTCAATTTGATACGGTAAATGCGGCTAAAGCAGCGGCGGCAACCGCAGGCATTGATGCGAAGGACTGCGAAAGTGTAGGGCATGTGCTGAACGAAGCCTTTGAACAAAAGGTTGAGGAAACGCTGATTCAGCCGACGTTTGTGATCGATTACCCGGTTGAAATTTCACCGCTAGCCAAGCCCCACCGCAGTAAGCCCGGATTGGTGGAGCGATTTGAGCTGTTTATGGTGGGACGTGAAACCGCCAATAGCTTCTCGGAGTTGACCGACCCCATTGACCAGCGAGAACGCTTCGAGTTGCAAGCGGCGCGTAAGGCAGCAGGTGATTTAGAAGCTCCGGGAGTCGATGAGGACTTCTTAACGGCTCTGGAATATGGGATGCCGCCCACTGGAGGGATGGGCATGGGAATCGATCGCCTCGTGATGCTGTTGACGGATTCTGCCAGCATCCGCGATGTGATTGCCTTCCCGTTGCTTAAACCCGAAGTTTAA